The Spirosoma sp. SC4-14 DNA window ACAATTTCCAGATTGTCCGAGTCAAAATCGGCCAGCAGTAAACGGGTAGCTAAATCTTTATCTGAAATCATATTTACACTGCCAAACTGGCAGCTTTCATTATGTGGTAGGTGTCCCAAACTTACGGAAGGGTAAGCAAATGAACCTATTGCAAGCGGTATGCCAATCTATTGACTCAATGTCGATAAGGCAGGTCACTTACCTTTGTTACAAAATTAACGAAATGAGATGGGCACCGAACTAATAAATTTATTAATTAGAAAGAAACATCCTGAACGGGCTCTTTTTTTCGATAAACGAATGTCTTTTTTTGCCCCTGATATTGGATGTTAACCATGTTGACCTGGTCGTCAAACATGTCCATCAATACATTATTTTTTAATATCCCTCCTTTAAATGGTTCATTATAAGGCATTTCCAGGTAAACCCAGTTGGCATCAACTTCAATCTCATGCCCAACGTAGCTGAATGCTTTAGTTTGTTTTTGTGGGTTTACGTAAGAAAAATGTGAACGAATGTATTTTTCTATTAATAAATCATTTTTATCATTCGGTCCGGTCGTTGCGCCGGAAAGATGCACTTTGGTATTGAATTCATGCGATAATGCTTTCTCCAGATCATCGGTAAAGAGCCGAATGCTAATTTCAAATGCATGCTCTTTGGGATTATACTGCATTTGGGTAACGCTGGCATGAAACTCATGACGCATCAGGTGCGATACTGTAGCAGGCCGGTTTCCCTGTAGAAAACCGGCCGCCAGAAGAATGAATGCAAGAGTTATCGGGGTTGTTTTCAACGCTTAAAAAACAGCTTTAAAGACGTCGTTAAAAATAGCAAAAGCCATCAGGCCCAGAAGAATAACCATGCCTACACGCTGGGCTGCTTCCAGAAAACGGTCAGAGGGCTTACGGCCTGAGATAATTTCATAGCCTAAAATGGTAGCATGACCGCCATCGAGCGCTGGAATTGGCAAGGCATTCATGAATGCTAATGCCATCGACAGAAGTCCCGTAACGGTCCAGAACCGATCCCAGACCCAAATACCGCCAAACAGGTTTTGAGCAATACCAATAGGACCACTTAACGCTTTCGATGCCGATACTTCGCCCCGGAAAATCTTGCCAAATCCTTTGATATTATCAAACACAACCTGAAAAGCTTTCTTCGTTCCGATCGATAACGCTTCTCCAAACGTATAGTTTTCTTTGGTAAGCGGAAGTAATAATTCTGGATAGAAGCCAATAGTGCCCTCTTCCGTGGTAGTCATGGTAAGGGTTAATGGTTGGCCATTCCGGTTAATACCCAGTGTTAGACGCTTGTTTTTGAGCGGCTTTACAATTTTGGTGAACTCATGGTAAAAGTGGATTGGCTGACCGTTGGCACTTGTGATGACATCGCCAGACTTAAGTCCTGCTTTAGTTGCTGGCTGGCCCGGAACCAGATCGCCCACTTTAAAAGGTTCAATAGGCTCGATAAACTGTGCAACAGCTTTTTTATCGACCAGTTTATCAACAAAATTATTAGGAATATAAATATCTACCAGCTTCCCGTCCCGTTCAACCGTATACGAACTGTTGTTATGTAGAAAAACATTCGAAACGCTAATAGCTTCGCTGAAATCCGTAATCTCTTTTCCATTGACCTTCACAATCTTGTCGCCGGTTTTCAGGCCGATACCTTGGGCCAGATCGTATGCAACGATGCCATATTTAGCATCTTTGGCGGCCAGATAGGTATTGCCGTTTTTGTAAGTCATGATTACGAAAATCAGAATACCAACAATTACGTTGACGATGATGCCGCCAAGCATAACAATTAGCCGCTGCCAGGCGGGTTTGGCTCTGAATTCGTAAGGTCGTGGTTCGGTATTCACATGGGCCGTATCGAGCGATTCGTCGATCATACCCGAAATTTTTACAAAACCACCAAGCGGAATAGCGCCAACACCATATTCCGTCTCACCCCGCTTTATGCTCCATATTTTGGGTGGGAAGCCAATAAAATACTGTTCTACCCGCATACCAAACGCTTTGGCTGCCAGTAAATGACCTAACTCATGCAACCCTACCAAGATGGACAGACCCAGAATGAGCTGCCCGGCCATCACTAAAATTTCCATGTATTCGAACGAGTAATTAAATCAAATTTAAGATTATTTAACGACTGTAACTAGTCAGGTAGCCACATTGGTATGACCAGCAAATCGGGCCAGACAGGTCTCTTTTAGCAGTCGTATGGGTAAAAACGTTCTGTTGTGGCTCTATAATACAAACAGCTAAACTAAACTTTTAATTCGTTGTGAAGCAAGCCGACGGGTTTCGTCGTCCGTGCGAACGTAGTCGTCGTAAGTAGGATGCTCAACAAAGGTAGCTTTGGCCAGGCACGATTCAATGATTTCAGAGATTTCCAGAAAACCAATCTGGTCGTGCAGAAAAGCATCGACCGCCACTTCATTGGCCGCATTGATAATACACGGCGCATTGCCACCCTGATGCAGGGCTTCGAATGCGAGCTGAAGGTTTCGGAAAGTTTCCAGATCGGGCTTTTCGAAGGTCAGCGTCGGATAATCCAGAAAACTAAACCGGGGAAAGTTCGATGGCATACGATTCGGGTAGCCGAGCGCAAACTGAATCGGTAAGCGCATGTCGGGCAAGCCCATCTGCGCTTTCAGGCTACCGTCTTCAAACTGAACCAGCGAATGAATGATGCTTTGTGGATGAACAATAACGTCGATCTGGTCGGGCGTGAGACCAAACAGCCATTTGGCTTCAATTACTTCCAGACCTTTATTCATCAGCGTCGCTGAATCGATCGTGATTTTTGCACCCATCGACCAGTTGGGGTGTTTCAGGGCCTGTGCCTTTGTAACACTGGCCAGAAAATCTCGCGGCTTACCCCGGAATGGCCCCCCCGACGCGGTCAGAATTATTTTTTCGATAGGGTTATGAAACTCCCCGACCAGACACTGGAAAATAGCTGAATGCTCAGAATCGACGGGATAGATGTTAACCCCTTTCTGGGCCGCCAGTCGCGTAATGATTTCGCCTGCCACGACCAGGGTTTCCTTGTTGGCCAGCGCAATGGGTTTACCGGCTTCAATCGCTTTAATGGTCGGTAACAGACCCGCATAACCAACCATAGCCGTCAGCACCATGTCGATACTATCCATCTGTACCACCGAAGCAATAGCTTTCGCTCCCGCGTAAACGTTGATGCCAAGCGGATCGAGTGCCGAAAACACCTGGTCGTACCGATTTTCGTTGCAAATGACAACGACATTGGGCTTTAATTCAACGGCCTGCTGAATAAGCAGATCGGCGTTGTTGTTCGTTGTCAGAACCTCGACCTGAAACTGGTCGGGATGTGCCTTAACCACCTCAACGGCCTGCGTTCCGATGGAGCCGGTCGATCCCAGAATGGCGATATGGCGTTTTTTTATGTCAGTCATTAAGCGTATTTCTGAGGTATTAGTAGTGTACGATCACTATAGATAAATTACATCCTTTCGCATTTTGTATTCGAAAAATGGATTCATAAACCTAAATCCGTTTTTCGGTGTAATTTTCGAAGAAGGATTCGATAAAGTCGCTCTTGTTCTGTCCAGGACAATTTAAAATCTGGGTTTAAATCGTAGACCAGATCAATATCGCTCTTACTCAATTTGTTCATTTCTTGCGAAACTGCCATACAACCCAATTCTTTCTATACCGAATTCATTATCTAATCGCTCTTAGCCCGGAGCGTTTCTAAAATAAAATCTTGATTGATGGCTTCTGCTTTCATTTTTTAAACCATTTTCTCAACTGCCAATAACCCTTCGGCAATCTTTCGGTCGTTCGACAGGCGGGGCACTTTGTTCTGGCCACCGAGCTTACCCTGCGATTTCATATAGCGCTGGAAAGCCCCACGTGGTAGGCTGGTTAGCTTCAGTGGTTGCAGGATAGAGCCCGTGATGAGGTCGTCGTAATATACGTTTAATTCAACGAGCCGGTTGTCGAGGGTGTGGGCGAAAGCTCCCAGATCGTTCGGGGGTGTAGCAAATTCAATCAGCCATTCGTGATAGGGAAGGCCTTCTTTCGGGCTTACCATTGGGGCAACCGTAAACTCAACAACTTCGGTTTCGGGGTGTTGCTGCATGGCATATTGTAGGGCTTTTTCAACTTCTTCGCCGATCACGTGTTCGCCAAAGGCCGAAATGAAATGCTTGATACGGCCAGTTACTACCAATCGGTAGGGTTCCCGCGACACAAACTTTACGGTATCGCCAAGCGAGTAGCCCCACAAGCCCGCATTGTTATTAATGATGACCGCGTAGTTTTTCCCAAGTTCAACTTCGTGAATGGTGAGTCGGCGAGGATTCTCGCTGAAAAATTCGTCGGCCGGAACAAACTCGAAAAAGATACCACTGTTCAGCAGCAGCAGTAGGCCTTCTTCTGTTTGCGTATCCTGAAATGCAATAAATCCTTCAGATGCCGGGTAGGTTTCGATGGAGTCGATGCGCTTGCCAATGGTTTCGTACAATTTGGCCCGGTAGGGATCAAAATTCACACCACCGTAAACGAATAATGAAAAATCGGGAAAGACGTCTTTAATAAGTTTGCCGGTGCGTTCCTGAATCCTGTCGAAATACATTTGTACCCAGGGCGGAATGCCCGAAATCAGCGACATGGGCTGCGTGATTGTTTCGTCGATGATGCGTTCGAGCTTTGTTTCCCAATCCTCTATCGTATTGGTTTCGTAGCTGGGCAACTGATTTGTGCGCAAGTAGGCCGGTACATGATGGTTCACAATGCCCGACAACCGCCCAATGTTGATACCCGCTTTCTGGGTTAGTTCGGGACTACCCGAAAGGAAAATCAGTTTCTTGTCCAGAAAATCACTTTTTCCGGTTTCATTAACATAATTCAGCAGCGCATCACGAGCCGAGTTAATGTGATTCGGAATTGAATCCTGTGTGATGGGAATATATTTTGTGCCAGAAGTTGTGCCCGATGTTTTGGCAAAATACAGCGGTTTTCCTTTCCAGAGCACATCGGAGTTTCCGGCCAATATTTGTTCAATATAGGGTTTCAGATCCTCATAATCGCGAATA harbors:
- a CDS encoding GH3 auxin-responsive promoter family protein is translated as MGIRSVVSQPLAKWVVERQQTWMYQPAEAQHRWFQRLIDVGRTTTFGRDHHLHEVHTIEEFHQAVPIRDYEDLKPYIEQILAGNSDVLWKGKPLYFAKTSGTTSGTKYIPITQDSIPNHINSARDALLNYVNETGKSDFLDKKLIFLSGSPELTQKAGINIGRLSGIVNHHVPAYLRTNQLPSYETNTIEDWETKLERIIDETITQPMSLISGIPPWVQMYFDRIQERTGKLIKDVFPDFSLFVYGGVNFDPYRAKLYETIGKRIDSIETYPASEGFIAFQDTQTEEGLLLLLNSGIFFEFVPADEFFSENPRRLTIHEVELGKNYAVIINNNAGLWGYSLGDTVKFVSREPYRLVVTGRIKHFISAFGEHVIGEEVEKALQYAMQQHPETEVVEFTVAPMVSPKEGLPYHEWLIEFATPPNDLGAFAHTLDNRLVELNVYYDDLITGSILQPLKLTSLPRGAFQRYMKSQGKLGGQNKVPRLSNDRKIAEGLLAVEKMV
- the rseP gene encoding RIP metalloprotease RseP, whose translation is MEILVMAGQLILGLSILVGLHELGHLLAAKAFGMRVEQYFIGFPPKIWSIKRGETEYGVGAIPLGGFVKISGMIDESLDTAHVNTEPRPYEFRAKPAWQRLIVMLGGIIVNVIVGILIFVIMTYKNGNTYLAAKDAKYGIVAYDLAQGIGLKTGDKIVKVNGKEITDFSEAISVSNVFLHNNSSYTVERDGKLVDIYIPNNFVDKLVDKKAVAQFIEPIEPFKVGDLVPGQPATKAGLKSGDVITSANGQPIHFYHEFTKIVKPLKNKRLTLGINRNGQPLTLTMTTTEEGTIGFYPELLLPLTKENYTFGEALSIGTKKAFQVVFDNIKGFGKIFRGEVSASKALSGPIGIAQNLFGGIWVWDRFWTVTGLLSMALAFMNALPIPALDGGHATILGYEIISGRKPSDRFLEAAQRVGMVILLGLMAFAIFNDVFKAVF
- a CDS encoding DUF6702 family protein, producing MKTTPITLAFILLAAGFLQGNRPATVSHLMRHEFHASVTQMQYNPKEHAFEISIRLFTDDLEKALSHEFNTKVHLSGATTGPNDKNDLLIEKYIRSHFSYVNPQKQTKAFSYVGHEIEVDANWVYLEMPYNEPFKGGILKNNVLMDMFDDQVNMVNIQYQGQKKTFVYRKKEPVQDVSF
- a CDS encoding 1-deoxy-D-xylulose-5-phosphate reductoisomerase yields the protein MTDIKKRHIAILGSTGSIGTQAVEVVKAHPDQFQVEVLTTNNNADLLIQQAVELKPNVVVICNENRYDQVFSALDPLGINVYAGAKAIASVVQMDSIDMVLTAMVGYAGLLPTIKAIEAGKPIALANKETLVVAGEIITRLAAQKGVNIYPVDSEHSAIFQCLVGEFHNPIEKIILTASGGPFRGKPRDFLASVTKAQALKHPNWSMGAKITIDSATLMNKGLEVIEAKWLFGLTPDQIDVIVHPQSIIHSLVQFEDGSLKAQMGLPDMRLPIQFALGYPNRMPSNFPRFSFLDYPTLTFEKPDLETFRNLQLAFEALHQGGNAPCIINAANEVAVDAFLHDQIGFLEISEIIESCLAKATFVEHPTYDDYVRTDDETRRLASQRIKSLV